From a region of the Syngnathus scovelli strain Florida chromosome 19, RoL_Ssco_1.2, whole genome shotgun sequence genome:
- the LOC125987428 gene encoding zinc finger protein 260 isoform X1 — MAAKKKRGGPPGARDKSLRAAVERQFSAAAERVVRLLRERPSRDERQLRRMVMVAVSAAVERIFSEYRAAGAAADSEPSTLSHDLPSGSPTYDGPGDNDGPGDGNGELHLCRVSYGTSSLLVKRMDRDTQEVEPAARGQPKLGTKGKSELATGGKPSSRTEDNPQTQKTLSTDKHVATALTGLRQDRIDDIKALKPGDRSHQEGDCRLGGHLHEQIQDGVRHRFEEFVQEYADERGPECVRTLRKAEGSNGGLPDPGLSQSGGAEQIQEIPKEHTEDRVPGCGSERLRPFRDRRVPKSALPALSCGQCGKNFTRKSALDRHARAHVGDRPFICEFCGKTFTDKAVLKRHLKRHTGGRPRVHGCDECGKKFIMSQHLLVHKRIHNDERPYACRVCGKTFRQAGNLAAHAKIHTGEKAFVCSLCGKRFRQKISLETHERFHRKDKVFECHVCGRRFVQKVDLKRHMLTHSGEKPHACRMCNKRYQEKRSLEAHMKVHAATDARHCLLQL, encoded by the exons ATGGCGGCGAAGAAGAAACGGGGCGGGCCACCGGGCGCCCGGGACAAGAGCCTGAGGGCGGCTGTCGAGCGGCAATTTTCGGCTGCGGCCGAGCGCGTTGTACGGCTGTTGCGGGAGCGGCCCAGCCGAGATGAGCGTCAGCTCAGGCGAATGGTCATGGTGGCCGTCTCCGCCGCCGTCGAGCGAATCTTCAGCGAGTATCGAGCAGCGGGAGCCGCAGCAG ATTCTGAGCCCTCCACACTGTCACATGACCTCCCTTCTGGGTCCCCCACCTACGACGGTCCAGGAGACAATGACGGCCCAGGAGACGGCAACGGCGAGTTGCACCTCTGCCGAGTGTCTTACGGCACAAGCAGCCTTCTGGTGAAGCGAATGGACCGAGACACCCAGGAAGTGGAACCCGCGGCGAGGGGACAGCCGAAACTCGGGACGAAGGGAAAGTCGGAACTCGCAACAGGGGGAAAGCCCTCCTCCCGCACGGAAGACAACCCTCAAACACAG AAGACCCTCAGCACAGATAAGCACGTTGCCACGGCCCTGACAGGACTGCGCCAGGACCGCATAGACGACATCAAAGCCCTTAAACCAGGAGACCGCTCTCACCAGGAGGGCGACTGCAGGTTGGGGGGCCACCTACATGAACAGATTCAAGATGGGGTTCGACACCGGTTTGAAGAGTTTGTTCAAGAGTACGCTGATGAGCGCGGGCCAGAGTGCGTCCGCACCCTCCGGAAAGCCGAGGGGTCCAATGGAGGATTGCCAGACCCTGGTCTGAGTCAAAGCGGTGGCGCTGAGCAAATTCAGGAAATCCCCAAAGAGCACACGGAGGACCGTGTTCCTGGCTGCGGATCCGAACGCCTCCGCCCCTTCCGGGACCGAAGGGTCCCCAAGAGCGCGCTGCCGGCTTTGTCGTGCGGCCAGTGCGGCAAGAACTTTACCCGTAAGAGCGCTCTGGATCGTCATGCCAGGGCGCACGTGGGCGACAGGCCTTTCATCTGTGAGTTTTGCGGGAAGACCTTCACAGACAAGGCAGTGCTGAAGCGGCACCTGAAACGGCACACAGGCGGCAGGCCGCGCGTCCACGGCTGCGATGAGTGCGGCAAGAAATTCATTATGAGCCAGCACCTGCTCGTGCACAAGAGGATTCACAATGACGAGAGGCCGTACGCCTGCCGGGTGTGCGGCAAGACCTTCCGGCAGGCGGGGAACCTGGCTGCGCATGCCAAGATCCACACAGGTGAGAAGGCCTTTGTCTGCAGCCTGTGCGGGAAGCGCTTCCGCCAGAAGATCTCGCTGGAGACGCACGAGCGCTTCCATCGGAAGGACAAGGTCTTTGAATGCCACGTCTGCGGCAGGAGATTTGTGCAGAAAGTGGACCTCAAGAGGCACATGCtgacgcactcgggcgagaagcCGCATGCCTGCCGCATGTGCAACAAACGCTACCAGGAGAAACGCTCGCTGGAGGCGCACATGAAGGTGCACGCCGCCACTGACGCGCGCCATTGCTTGCTGCAGCTCTGA
- the cibar1 gene encoding CBY1-interacting BAR domain-containing protein 1, with protein MVVKRQPAEMSRTPDARARDNQTKRIQENISNVEKHFDEMCQMFAAYGRKAARLRDKADVLVREVADYADTETPSLKKGMKRFAEHLAKIQDYRQAQVERLEAKVIEPLKGYGAVVRRKREDVKAVQNARTRESKQMLQLERTRQRNPSDRQVISQAESELQRATMDAARTTRQLEETIDDFEKQKIRDIKRILCDFAAVEMCFHAKALELYTLAYQSISGIDEDDDLEVFRSSLHPPDYSERLDVVRANSLDGTASSFLTSAATFQQQRVSGRQAEDEEDEDESEEEDDSDEETR; from the exons CAGAGATGAGTCGAACTCCGGATGCACGAGCGAG GGACAACCAGACCAAGAGGATCCAGGAGAACATCAGCAACGTGGAGAAGCACTTTGATGAGATGTGTCAAATGTTTGCCGCCTATGGCCGCAAAGCCGCCAGGCTGCGCGACAAGGCTGACGTCCTGGTGCGAGAGGTGGCCGACTACGCTGACACTGAGACCCCTAGTCTCAAGAAAGGCATGAAGCGGTTTGCCGAACACCTGGCCAAGATTCAAGACTATCGGCAAgcccag GTAGAGCGGCTGGAGGCCAAAGTGATCGAGCCGCTGAAAGGTTACGGCGCAGTCGTGCGGCGGAAACGG GAGGACGTGAAGGCGGTCCAGAACGCCAGGACTCGGGAGTCCAAACAGATGCTGCAACTGGAGCGCACTCGCCAACGGAACCCGTCCGACCGACAAGTCATC TCTCAG GCGGAGAGTGAATTGCAGCGAGCCACCATGGATGCGGCGCGCACCACGCGGCAGCTGGAGGAGACCATCGATGACTTTGAGAAGCAGAAGATTCGAGACATCAAG AGAATCCTGTGCGACTTTGCCGCCGTGGAGATGTGCTTCCACGCCAAAGCCTTGGAGCTCTACACACTGGCCTATCAGAGCATCAGTGGCATagacgaggacgacgacttGGAG GTGTTTAGGAGCTCGCTACACCCGCCCGACTACTCGGAGCGCTTGGATGTGGTGCGCGCCAACTCTCTGGACGGGACCGCCTCCTCCTTCCTGACGTCGGCGGCCACCTTCCAG CAACAGAGAGTGTCCGGCCGGCAGGCtgaggacgaggaggacgaggacgaaTCTGAAGAGGAGGATGACTCCGATGAGGAAACGCGATGA
- the LOC125987428 gene encoding zinc finger protein 260 isoform X2 produces the protein MAAKKKRGGPPGARDKSLRAAVERQFSAAAERVVRLLRERPSRDERQLRRMVMVAVSAAVERIFSEYRAAGAAADSEPSTLSHDLPSGSPTYDGPGDNDGPGDGNGELHLCRVSYGTSSLLVKRMDRDTQEVEPAARGQPKLGTKGKSELATGGKPSSRTEDNPQTQTLSTDKHVATALTGLRQDRIDDIKALKPGDRSHQEGDCRLGGHLHEQIQDGVRHRFEEFVQEYADERGPECVRTLRKAEGSNGGLPDPGLSQSGGAEQIQEIPKEHTEDRVPGCGSERLRPFRDRRVPKSALPALSCGQCGKNFTRKSALDRHARAHVGDRPFICEFCGKTFTDKAVLKRHLKRHTGGRPRVHGCDECGKKFIMSQHLLVHKRIHNDERPYACRVCGKTFRQAGNLAAHAKIHTGEKAFVCSLCGKRFRQKISLETHERFHRKDKVFECHVCGRRFVQKVDLKRHMLTHSGEKPHACRMCNKRYQEKRSLEAHMKVHAATDARHCLLQL, from the exons ATGGCGGCGAAGAAGAAACGGGGCGGGCCACCGGGCGCCCGGGACAAGAGCCTGAGGGCGGCTGTCGAGCGGCAATTTTCGGCTGCGGCCGAGCGCGTTGTACGGCTGTTGCGGGAGCGGCCCAGCCGAGATGAGCGTCAGCTCAGGCGAATGGTCATGGTGGCCGTCTCCGCCGCCGTCGAGCGAATCTTCAGCGAGTATCGAGCAGCGGGAGCCGCAGCAG ATTCTGAGCCCTCCACACTGTCACATGACCTCCCTTCTGGGTCCCCCACCTACGACGGTCCAGGAGACAATGACGGCCCAGGAGACGGCAACGGCGAGTTGCACCTCTGCCGAGTGTCTTACGGCACAAGCAGCCTTCTGGTGAAGCGAATGGACCGAGACACCCAGGAAGTGGAACCCGCGGCGAGGGGACAGCCGAAACTCGGGACGAAGGGAAAGTCGGAACTCGCAACAGGGGGAAAGCCCTCCTCCCGCACGGAAGACAACCCTCAAACACAG ACCCTCAGCACAGATAAGCACGTTGCCACGGCCCTGACAGGACTGCGCCAGGACCGCATAGACGACATCAAAGCCCTTAAACCAGGAGACCGCTCTCACCAGGAGGGCGACTGCAGGTTGGGGGGCCACCTACATGAACAGATTCAAGATGGGGTTCGACACCGGTTTGAAGAGTTTGTTCAAGAGTACGCTGATGAGCGCGGGCCAGAGTGCGTCCGCACCCTCCGGAAAGCCGAGGGGTCCAATGGAGGATTGCCAGACCCTGGTCTGAGTCAAAGCGGTGGCGCTGAGCAAATTCAGGAAATCCCCAAAGAGCACACGGAGGACCGTGTTCCTGGCTGCGGATCCGAACGCCTCCGCCCCTTCCGGGACCGAAGGGTCCCCAAGAGCGCGCTGCCGGCTTTGTCGTGCGGCCAGTGCGGCAAGAACTTTACCCGTAAGAGCGCTCTGGATCGTCATGCCAGGGCGCACGTGGGCGACAGGCCTTTCATCTGTGAGTTTTGCGGGAAGACCTTCACAGACAAGGCAGTGCTGAAGCGGCACCTGAAACGGCACACAGGCGGCAGGCCGCGCGTCCACGGCTGCGATGAGTGCGGCAAGAAATTCATTATGAGCCAGCACCTGCTCGTGCACAAGAGGATTCACAATGACGAGAGGCCGTACGCCTGCCGGGTGTGCGGCAAGACCTTCCGGCAGGCGGGGAACCTGGCTGCGCATGCCAAGATCCACACAGGTGAGAAGGCCTTTGTCTGCAGCCTGTGCGGGAAGCGCTTCCGCCAGAAGATCTCGCTGGAGACGCACGAGCGCTTCCATCGGAAGGACAAGGTCTTTGAATGCCACGTCTGCGGCAGGAGATTTGTGCAGAAAGTGGACCTCAAGAGGCACATGCtgacgcactcgggcgagaagcCGCATGCCTGCCGCATGTGCAACAAACGCTACCAGGAGAAACGCTCGCTGGAGGCGCACATGAAGGTGCACGCCGCCACTGACGCGCGCCATTGCTTGCTGCAGCTCTGA